A region of the Bacillus sp. NP247 genome:
CACAGTACCCTACTCATGGATATATGCAGCTAGGACTAGAAAATCAAGATGCACAACTATATTTGGCTAGTAATATTTTGCCCCGAGGTAAAAATTACGAGGGGCCTATGAAAATTTATGATATGTTACTAGAAGCAGAAGAAACTGCACCACCTGGCTCCGCTTTTTCTTACAATAACGGCTCAAGTGAAACACTCGCTTGGATTATCCGAACAATCACAGGAAAATCATTAGCTGAAAATGTAAGCGAGCAAATTTGGTCTCAAATTGGGATGGAAGAAGACGCTTATTACGTTACAGATGAAACAAAAGTAGAACAAGCAAGCGCCGGTTTAAATGCAACTGCTAGGGATATGGCTAGATTCGGGCAATTACTTTTAAATAATGGTCAATATAATGGAGAACAAATCGTCCCTTCTTCTATTACAGAAAGTGTGAAAAATGTACAAGAAGATGAGCTCGCCATTGGCAGCGGCGCTTCAATTTCTTATCATAATCAATGGTGGATTCCGCACAATGAACAAGGCGCTTTCGAAGTGTTAGGCAGTTACGGACAAACGCTTTACATCGATCCGACAGCAAATATGGTAATCGTCCACTTCTCTTCTAACGCTGCGCCTAGTAATGAAATCCATTCGGTTTATTCCGATATGTATATTGATATTGCACATCATTTGGAAAAGCTTCCACAGTAGTGGAGGCTTTTTTTATTTACCCAAATCCTATTCCAGTTATCACTTGGTTATTAGAAGTTGCCGAAAGAATTACTATTCAAACCACGCCTAAAGCCTATTTATTTTGATAATATTTTATAAATTTGAAAAGACTAGTGCTTAGGAAAGGAGGGATTGCGAATGTCTGTGAAAAAACAATTAACTGTATTGATTATTTCACTTGCGATGATTGTAGTGATGACTACTTTAGGTTCGCTCCGTGTATTTGCCGAATCCGACGCTGTGAGACAGCCTATTGAGGTTGAATTGAATGATGATTACTTTAATCCGAGTACCATCACTGTTCCGGTTGGGAAAACGACAACGTTGCTATTAAAAAACAAAGGAAATAGAGAACATACCTTTACGGTGAAAAAACTCGGAATTGACGCCGAAGTCCCGTCAGGAAAAGAAATAACAATTACCGTAAAACCTGAAACTCCCGGTACATATGAACTAATATGTAGGTTCCACTACTTGAAAGGAATGGATGGAAAAGTAATCGTCAAATAACAAGCAGTACCGACCGATCCTTACTTTTTTATAAAGTGAAACTTAAATTCACGGGGGTGTCCCTCCCCCCGCAGATTATTAGCTCTCACTAATCAGTTTTTTACGTGCAGCATAAAATCGTTATGTTGTCGTAGCGTACGAAATTTGTGTTTTGTTGGTGCTACCCCATGCCCATCAAGCTAAAATTTTATAGTACCCCCGGAACGAAATTTTGTACTAACGTGTAACAAAATACTCTTATAGGGCTGGTGATTTATGAAATTTCAGCTCGTTTTTTCGTTTTGGGGAACAATTAGTTTCTTAAGTTAATGGGTATGGGCTGAATCCCATAAACTTTCATTGGTAGATAAGTCAAGGACTGTCCCGTAGCAGAAGCAGTTAAGTTTTTTTCTAATTCAAATCCTTCAACTGGTTCGATACAAGAAAACTTTTGTAAGAATACCTCTAATACAATTTTCATTTCTAATCGTGCAAGGGGTGCACCTAAACAAAAATGTGGACCACTTCCGAAAGTTAGGTGCTTTTTATTATTTGAGCGATGAATGTCTATAGAAAAAGGATCGCTATACATGTTTTCATCCATATTGGATGCACTCATCCAAGCAATGACTACGTCACCTTTTTTTAACTCAATTCCTAATAGATTATTATCTTTTTTGACCGTACGATCCCTTCTTGAAATATGAAAGCGATATCGAAGCATTTCTTCAATGGCTTTAGGGACTAGGCCTATATCCTTTCTTAGTGTTTCATATAATGACTTGTCATCATAAAGCAATGAATAGAATGTATTGGCTATTGCGTGACTAGTTGTTTCAATACCTGCCCCTAAAAGTAACATAGTTGTTTGTACAATCTCATTATCCGTAAGTTTTTCCCCATCCACTTCAGCTCGAATCAAATCAGAGATAATATCATCACAAAGGTTCGAACGTTTTTGAACTACAATAGGATAAAGATATTCAAAATATTCTTTCGCTGCCTTTTGTTTTTGTTGTTCAAGGTCTTCTAACCTTTCTTTGTCGTATGGTTGGAACAAAATATCAACCCAATCTTTAAACTGACCTTGACCTTGTGCAGGTACGCCAAATAAATCGCCTATTACTAGAGCAGGTAAAGGGGATGCCAAAGCATCCACAATATTAATCGTAGAATTTTCTTGTATGTTTTCTACAAGCTCCGTTGCAATTTGTTGAATACGGGGTTCCCACTCTTTTAAACTGCGGGGAGTGAAAGCTGCTGCCAATAAGGACCGTACTTTTCGATGGTCAGGAGGATCAAGGAACGTAATCATTGTTATAGGTGAAGTGTTTTTTTGATTTTTATTATCACCGACAAAAATACCGCTTCTAGGCCCTTGACTTGAAAAGAATTCATAATTGGTTAACACCTGCTTAACATCTTCATACTTAAACGCATTCCATGTATTCGTTTCCTCGTGAAAATAAACAGAATGATTGTAAAGCATTTCTTTATACCACTTTAAAGGGAAAAATTCTTCAGTACGCGTCTGGAAATTAGGGATTTCTTGAATTGCAATAACCTCTTTTTTCACTGATATTCCTCCTTAAAAATACAAATTGTATAATTCAATCTATAAATAGTCATATTTGGAGTACGTCTCATTCCTAGCCAGCATAAGATAGAAGCGATTTACTCCAAATATGGTGACTAACAGTTGGTATAAATTTCTTCTTTTTGTTTCGGGAATTCAAATGGTTTTAATTTATTTTTAATTTCTCTGTAGTTACCATCTCTGCGGGAATGTCAGATTCTAATTCGGAAGCCTGTTTAACTTTCTTTATAAAGAAAGAAAGTATTAATCCGATGATGCCAATTCCAATGATGACAAGGTAAGCGTCATTAATCCCCTG
Encoded here:
- a CDS encoding serine hydrolase; translation: MKFKKSPLLLLMLTVIFGITGLGFTYFKHNKTTPSKNNVTKENWLDDPYLRWSYTHMKEFTLINEVKNNPDQVAPFPTTLQNLDAFVVQRRFGNTTPLKKLLDENKTDAFVVVHNDQLVYERYFNGYNESDPHGMASLAKVFTGAIIQSLAEENLIDVKKTADTYIKELKNTPFGKATLQQLMDMQVSAQYPTHGYMQLGLENQDAQLYLASNILPRGKNYEGPMKIYDMLLEAEETAPPGSAFSYNNGSSETLAWIIRTITGKSLAENVSEQIWSQIGMEEDAYYVTDETKVEQASAGLNATARDMARFGQLLLNNGQYNGEQIVPSSITESVKNVQEDELAIGSGASISYHNQWWIPHNEQGAFEVLGSYGQTLYIDPTANMVIVHFSSNAAPSNEIHSVYSDMYIDIAHHLEKLPQ
- a CDS encoding cupredoxin domain-containing protein; this encodes MSVKKQLTVLIISLAMIVVMTTLGSLRVFAESDAVRQPIEVELNDDYFNPSTITVPVGKTTTLLLKNKGNREHTFTVKKLGIDAEVPSGKEITITVKPETPGTYELICRFHYLKGMDGKVIVK
- a CDS encoding cytochrome P450, whose amino-acid sequence is MKKEVIAIQEIPNFQTRTEEFFPLKWYKEMLYNHSVYFHEETNTWNAFKYEDVKQVLTNYEFFSSQGPRSGIFVGDNKNQKNTSPITMITFLDPPDHRKVRSLLAAAFTPRSLKEWEPRIQQIATELVENIQENSTINIVDALASPLPALVIGDLFGVPAQGQGQFKDWVDILFQPYDKERLEDLEQQKQKAAKEYFEYLYPIVVQKRSNLCDDIISDLIRAEVDGEKLTDNEIVQTTMLLLGAGIETTSHAIANTFYSLLYDDKSLYETLRKDIGLVPKAIEEMLRYRFHISRRDRTVKKDNNLLGIELKKGDVVIAWMSASNMDENMYSDPFSIDIHRSNNKKHLTFGSGPHFCLGAPLARLEMKIVLEVFLQKFSCIEPVEGFELEKNLTASATGQSLTYLPMKVYGIQPIPINLRN